A genomic segment from Nitratiruptor sp. YY08-10 encodes:
- the ribH gene encoding 6,7-dimethyl-8-ribityllumazine synthase yields the protein MRIIEGKLKLDGSEKVAIIASRFNHIITDRLVEGAKDAFLRHGGNEENLDLILVPGAFELPFALDKVLSAQKYDGVCCLGAIIRGSTPHFDYVAAEATKGIANTTLKYQKPVTFGVLTTDTIEQAIERAGSKAGNKGFEAMTGLIELIDLYKGL from the coding sequence ATGCGAATCATAGAAGGAAAATTAAAACTTGATGGTAGTGAGAAAGTTGCGATCATAGCTAGCAGATTCAATCATATTATTACCGACAGACTCGTTGAAGGGGCAAAAGATGCCTTTTTACGGCATGGTGGCAATGAAGAGAATTTAGATCTTATTTTGGTTCCTGGAGCTTTCGAGCTTCCTTTTGCATTGGATAAGGTACTTTCAGCACAAAAATATGACGGTGTCTGCTGTTTGGGGGCGATTATACGAGGCTCGACGCCTCATTTTGACTATGTGGCGGCTGAAGCAACAAAAGGAATAGCGAATACCACTTTAAAATATCAAAAACCGGTGACGTTTGGTGTCTTGACAACCGATACGATCGAACAGGCCATTGAGCGAGCCGGGAGCAAAGCCGGTAACAAAGGGTTTGAAGCGATGACGGGGCTTATTGAGCTGATTGATCTATATAAAGGGTTGTAA
- a CDS encoding DUF86 domain-containing protein: MGIDLQNISERIYKIRENLKFLEEYKERCHEAMQSKIIGDALLYNLYLLSDRVLRLAEVVCRYKNAGYPDSYSGFIYRLGDIGVLEKEFAYKFAAIAKFRNFLAPQYEEVDKIRVCEAMKENLDDVKIFLEQIEHKIGV; this comes from the coding sequence ATGGGTATTGATCTACAAAATATTAGTGAACGAATCTATAAAATCAGAGAAAATCTGAAATTTTTAGAAGAATATAAAGAGAGATGTCATGAAGCAATGCAAAGTAAAATTATAGGTGATGCCTTGTTGTATAATCTCTATTTACTAAGTGATAGAGTATTGCGATTGGCTGAAGTAGTATGCAGATATAAAAATGCTGGATATCCAGATAGTTACAGCGGTTTTATTTATCGTCTTGGTGATATTGGCGTTCTTGAAAAGGAGTTCGCCTATAAATTTGCTGCTATTGCAAAATTTAGAAATTTTCTTGCTCCTCAATATGAAGAGGTTGATAAAATCAGAGTTTGTGAAGCGATGAAAGAAAATCTTGATGATGTGAAAATATTTCTTGAGCAAATAGAACACAAAATAGGAGTGTAG
- a CDS encoding nucleotidyltransferase domain-containing protein → MFDKSTIVEKLKSYFSTKQEIKFAYLFGSVASDKAFSLSDIDIAVMCSKKCNVMELMAQLSYLLKFDEVEVVDLSQTHNLRLIKEIIQKGIVLKDSPTREEWELQKYHQALDFINHTKVIYGY, encoded by the coding sequence ATGTTTGATAAGAGTACAATTGTAGAAAAATTGAAAAGCTATTTTTCGACAAAACAAGAAATCAAATTTGCATACCTTTTTGGATCTGTTGCTAGCGATAAAGCATTTTCATTGAGTGATATAGATATTGCTGTGATGTGTTCAAAAAAGTGTAATGTCATGGAACTCATGGCACAATTGAGTTATCTTTTGAAGTTCGATGAGGTTGAAGTTGTGGATTTGTCACAAACACATAATCTTAGATTGATCAAAGAGATTATTCAAAAAGGGATAGTATTGAAAGATAGTCCAACAAGAGAAGAATGGGAACTACAAAAATATCACCAGGCTCTCGATTTTATCAATCATACGAAAGTGATTTATGGGTATTGA